The following proteins are co-located in the Spea bombifrons isolate aSpeBom1 chromosome 3, aSpeBom1.2.pri, whole genome shotgun sequence genome:
- the PAQR8 gene encoding membrane progestin receptor beta: MTTAILECLSTLSVSAQQLRRLPKLLEGGLPKMPSTVKDAEVPRLFREPYIQTGYRPTDQNWKYYFLSLFQKHNESVNVWTHLVVALAVLLRFRAFAESGEFSLETFSLPLVIYVLSSLTYLTCSILAHLLQSKSELAHYTFYFMDYVGVCTYQYGSALAHYYYSSNQEWYNVAWPFFLPGAAFLGWSSCVGCCYAKYRYRRPYPIMRKLCQVIPAGLAYVLDISPVIHRIVTCHMDSCMDKAFWFHCLQIVFFVIGAYFFSCPVPEKYFPGSCDIVGHGHQIFHLFLGMCTLSQLEGVLVDYKARRDTFTKRYSSEYTHMFAISFFGLILSSTMSAVYLQRKIKKQLAEKDA; encoded by the coding sequence ATGACCACCGCGATTCTGGAATGCCTCAGCACATTGTCTGTGAGCGCGCAGCAGTTGCGCCGTCTACCCAAGCTTCTGGAAGGTGGCCTGCCAAAGATGCCTTCGACTGTCAAGGACGCAGAGGTTCCCCGTCTTTTCAGAGAGCCCTACATCCAAACAGGGTACCGGCCAACGGACCAGAACTGGAAGTATTACTTTCTCAGCCTTTTCCAGAAGCACAATGAGTCGGTCAATGTCTGGACGCACCTGGTGGTGGCCTTGGCCGTTCTTCTCAGGTTCCGAGCTTTTGCAGAGTCTGGAGAGTTCTCCCTGGAGACCTTTTCCCTTCCTTTGGTTATTTACGTGTTGTCCTCGTTGACCTATCTCACGTGCAGCATCCTTGCCCATTTGCTGCAGTCCAAGTCTGAGCTGGCTCATTATACATTCTACTTCATGGACTATGTCGGAGTCTGCACATACCAGTACGGAAGCGCGCTGGCCCATTATTACTACAGTTCCAACCAAGAATGGTACAATGTAGCGTGGCCCTTTTTCCTACCAGGAGCTGCATTCTTGGGGTGGTCCTCTTGTGTCGGGTGCTGCTATGCAAAATACCGGTACAGACGACCCTACCCAATCATGAGAAAACTCTGTCAGGTCATCCCGGCTGGTCTAGCATACGTCTTAGACATAAGTCCGGTCATTCACCGGATAGTGACTTGCCACATGGACAGTTGCATGGACAAAGCTTTTTGGTTCCACTGTCTACAAATCGTCTTCTTCGTCATCGGAGCGTATTTTTTCTCGTGTCCCGTCCCGGAGAAATATTTCCCGGGTTCCTGCGACATTGTAGGGCACGGTCACCAGATATTCCATTTGTTCTTGGGTATGTGCACCTTGTCGCAGCTGGAAGGAGTTCTCGTTGACTACAAAGCCAGACGAGATACCTTCACAAAGAGATACAGCTCGGAATATACCCACATGTTTGCCATCTCCTTCTTCGGGCTTATATTAAGCAGTACGATGTCCGCTGTTTATCTACAACGGAAGATCAAAAAGCAGCTGGCAGAAAAAGACGCGTAA